In the genome of Drosophila pseudoobscura strain MV-25-SWS-2005 chromosome 3, UCI_Dpse_MV25, whole genome shotgun sequence, one region contains:
- the Rcd1 gene encoding uncharacterized protein Rcd1 isoform X5 — MSSFFDCFNNFVQKGGNVEENVATEDKTLEGRQSRMEMTAPISPTPSNGSSTISAHSESSFCDKMEHSYMRDTSRAELSNGLAPVRHILVNHPPQCTSCHTYPQQDLESDQTHAPPYDEISAKEMMNECARISKYVKNTNSDDQDWVARLNKSTWSPIQTTLFERVCSILDQDQLARLANDKRQHEVVHRRVSVDKSASRMRRALGSVAWDQRITQWLHTLLMQSLPPSYMASYLDMMQTLKTKLPTLMDKLLFSRPLSNNQELLAPVMKKRWEPTILPKNRQLSHNAIMVVLPNMPSSSSVPERMHKWYRSLATICQVVQITMPNTNDRIANHNLDQVAEVIVCLTRVRINELRTENPNRGIILVGFNAGASLALQVALSESLACVVCMGFAYNTLRGPRGSPDDRILDIKTPILFVIGQNSARSSQEEMESLRERMQSESSLVVVGSADDVLRVPKSKRRIEGVTQSMVDAMVVDEIYEFVNRTLMDPPGPRVPMALHNQSTQRGQNRLHQQHALGFEKGGAQQNRKRKGEVGLDESGMPNTKSKFVPHIRRPKAPRLVDPFAPKRKVLPPPVGRPRTRPLPNAATPAGSGIQNNNNNNSNNSSKRALSVDTLNQSIEFLLDDSMDSDDTASASGGSVAGVGVSAGVAAGAGIPKVTTSVAGAFDMAYKSQPTTVNLAAGTKIKMIPSSQFVQIKSLTPQNKLINYTVNKPSTTGTIGSIVKALGGPASGGQQYFTLKTSTGQTTKFVATPSPAGAAGATPPQQKYTVFKNASGMTMLQLNKNQLTGVDMSSIIDMPIVFADNEGNIPEGEKDPKIVPATPGRNPSSKSPIIISQKIIKEANVSKTMPSSSTPVTSKVGNNIVLNKGIQQLFTTSPGGTTTPIVGQNKVVYLNRNQMKPISNIVTTGQRVPVRILSSTPKSATPSGSTGSPLLLDTSSGSLVSSVKASPMPSGTLRHTGIISVGNKTYPQFQMVNSGSLGTQPKVTTVGADGKMSIGNVSIKSGTGIRQVPVLMMANRAAGSSPASTTPGGAAVRRVVNIASVSKLSSGQASADSKVVKLQPPTKQNQN, encoded by the exons ATGTCTTCGTTCTTCGACTGTTTCAACAATTTTGTGCAAAAAGGCGGCAATGTAGAGGAGAATGTGGCTACAGAAGACAAAACGCTAGAGGGACGGCAGTCCAGAATGGAAATGACAGCCCCCATATCTCCCACGCCCAGTAATGGT TCCAGCACCATCTCGGCCCACAGTGAATCTTCGTTTTGCGATAAAATGGAGCACAGTTACATGCGCGATACGTCACGTGCCGAGTTGTCCAATGGCCTGGCACCGGTTCGCCACATCCTGGTTAACCATCCtccgcaatgcaccagctgccACACATATCCGCAGCAGGACCTGGAGTCAGACCAGACCCATGCGCCACCCTACGACGAGATATCCGCCAAGGAGATGATGAACGAGTGTGCCAGGATTTCCAAGTATGTGAAGAACACCAATTCCGATGATCAGGACTGGGTGGCACGACTAAATAA aTCTACCTGGAGCCCTATCCAAACGACGCTGTTCGAGAGGGTATGCAGCATACTCGACCAGGACCAGTTGGCGCGTCTGGCCAACGACAAGCGCCAGCACGAGGTTGTCCATCGTCGTGTGAGCGTGGACAAGTCCGCATCGCGAATGCGTCGGGCTTTGGGCAGCGTTGCCTGGGATCAGCGCATCACTCAATGGCTACACACACTGCTCATGCAGTCACTGCCGCCCTCGTACATGGCCTCCTATCTGGACATGATGCAAACACTGAAAACTAAGCTGCCGACCCTGATGGACAAGCTGCTGTTCAGTCGGCCGCTCAGCAATAACCAGGAGCTGCTCGCCCCCGTCATGAAGAAGCGATGGGAGCCAACTATTCTGCCCAAGAATCGTCAATTGTCGCACAATGCCATCATGGTGGTGCTGCCAAAtatgcccagcagcagcagtgtgcCTGAGCGCATGCACAAATGGTATCGCTCGCTGGCTACCATCTGCCAGGTTGTCCAGATTACCATGCCCAATACGA ACGATCGGATTGCCAATCACAATCTGGATCAGGTGGCCGAAGTCATTGTGTGCCTCACACGTGTCCGCATAAACGAGCTGCGCACCGAGAATCCCAATCGTGGCATCATTCTTGTGGGCTTCAATGCCGGCGCATCCCTGGCCCTTCAGGTGGCCCTCTCGGAGAGCCTGGCGTGTGTCGTTTGCATGGGCTTCGCCTACAACACATTACGTGGTCCTCGTGGCTCTCCCGATGACCGCATCCTGGACATCAAGACGCCCATTCTGTTTgtgattggccagaattcggCACGGAGCAGCCAGGAGGAAATGGAGTCGCTGCGCGAGCGTATGCAATCGGAGTCCTCGCTGGTGGTCGTCGGCAGTGCGGACGATGTCCTGCGTGTGCCCAAGAGCAAGAGACGCATCGAGGGCGTCACCCAGTCGATGGTGGATGCCATGGTGGTG GACGAAATCTATGAGTTTGTGAACAGAACGCTGATGGATCCCCCGGGTCCGCGTGTACCCATGGCCCTGCACAACCAAAGCACACAGCGCGGCCAGAACAGGCTGCATCAGCAGCACGCCCTGGGCTTCGAGAAGGGAGGAGCCCAGCAGAATCGCAAGCGCAAAGGGGAGGTTGGATTGGACGAGAGCGGAATGCCGAACACCAAAAGCAAGTTTGTGCCGCACA TCCGCAGGCCGAAGGCACCGCGCCTCGTTGATCCATTTGCTCCCAAGCGAAAGG TTTTACCCCCCCCAGTTGGAAGACCTCGTACACGCCCACTGCCGAATGCAGCCACTCCAGCTGGTTCTGGCAttcaaaacaacaacaacaacaacagcaacaacagcagcaaacgTGCTCTCAGCGTAGACACATTAAATCAATCCATTGAATTCCTACTAGATGATAGCATGGACAGCGATGAtactgcatctgcatctggtGGATCTGTGGCAGGAGTGGGAGTATCTGCTGGAGTGGCTGCTGGCGCAGGCATCCCCAAGGTGACCACGTCCGTGGCAGGGGCATTTGATATGGCCTACAAATCGCAACCGACGACGGTTAACCTGGCAGCTGGCACCAAAATCAAGATGATACCCTCCAGCCAATTTGTGCAGATCAAATCCCTGACGCCGCAAAATAAACTGATCAATTATACGGTGAACAAGCCCTCCACAACGGGCACCATTGGCAGCATTGTGAAGGCTCTAGGGGGCCCTGCCTCGGGCGGGCAACAGTACTTCACTCTCAAGACGTCGACGGGACAGACAACGAAATTTGTGGCCACCCCCTcgccagcaggagcagcaggagcgacCCCGCCGCAACAAAAGTATACGGTGTTCAAGAATGCCAGCGGCATGACCATGCTGCAGTTGAACAAGAATCAGTTAACCGGTGTGGACATGTCGAGCATCATTGATATGCCAATTGTGTTTGCCGACAATGAGGGGAACATACCCGAGGGGGAGAAGGATCCGAAGATAG TGCCAGCCACACCCGGTCGCAATCCCAGCAGCAAGAGTCCAATCATCATCAGTCAGAAGATCATAAAGGAGGCCAATGTCTCCAAGACAATGCCGTCAAGCAGCACACCCGTCACCAGCAAGGTAGGCAACAATATCGTCCTCAACAAGGGAATCCAGCAGCTGTTCACCACCTCGCCGGGCGGAACCACCACCCCAattgttggccaaaacaagGTGGTCTATCTCAATCGGAATCAGATGAAGCCAATAAGCAATATAGTGACAACTGGCCAACGCGTGCCCGTACGTATTCTCAGCAGCACTCCGAAGAGTGCCACACCCAGCGGCAGCACAGGCAGTCCGCTTCTGTTGGACACCTCCTCGGGATCCCTAGTGTCCAGTGTCAAGGCGTCGCCCATGCCCTCGGGCACACTCCGCCACACGGGCATCATTAGCGTAGGCAACAAGACGTATCCACAGTTCCAGATGGTCAACAGTGGCAGCCTAGGGACGCAGCCCAAGGTCACAACAGTGGGCGCAGACGGCAAGATGTCAATTGGGAATGTGAGCATCAAGTCTGGCACAGGCATCAGGCAGGTCCCCGTTCTGATGATGGCGAACCGTGCGGCCGGATCGTCCCCAGCATCCACTACTCCTGGCGGCGCTGCCGTCCGCCGGGTCGTCAACATAGCCTCTGTCTCCAAGCTGAGTTCTGGCCAGGCCTCCGCCGATTCGAAGGTCGTCAAGCTGCAGCCACCTACAAAGCAGAATCAGAATTAA